In Rhodothermus marinus DSM 4252, a single genomic region encodes these proteins:
- the recJ gene encoding single-stranded-DNA-specific exonuclease RecJ, with protein MRKYRWVRRPLPDPSAVATLMAAARYLPEPLARVLVARGITTVEAARAFFRPELDQLHDPFLMADMEAAARRLARAIEDREQVLVYGDYDVDGTTATALVTSFLKERGVPVRYFVPDRFRHGYGLTQKALEEALEAGTRLLIALDCGITAAEEAAYARARGVDLIICDHHTAGATLPEAVAVLDPKRPDCPYPFPELSGCAVAFKLVQATLQVLGESPEAAYRYLDLVALSTAADIVPLTGENRILMAEGLRHLRRSTRPGLQQLAARARWPLETLTMHGIVFGLAPRINAAGRLGDANRAVALLLAEDAATADKLAAELDAANRERQQIDRRTLEEAIVQAERQITARDDRHALVLYHPDWHLGVIGIVASRIVERFYRPTILLCAVDSILKGSARSIAGINIYEALRDCEDLLLQFGGHTYAAGLALEENRLEAFRERFNEAVGARMTPELLVPRLEIDALLDLHTLDERFWRLLQRFGPHGPENEEPLFMARDLEVVGEPKLVGGEGKHLKFYVRQRAHPDDPPCEVIGFGKERLLPAVQHSRRMGQPLALAFTLQENTWQGQTRLQLRLRDLKLQRVETPVGQ; from the coding sequence ATGCGCAAATACCGGTGGGTTCGCCGCCCCCTGCCCGATCCGAGCGCCGTGGCCACGCTGATGGCGGCGGCGCGCTACCTGCCCGAGCCGCTGGCCCGCGTGCTGGTGGCCCGGGGGATCACCACGGTGGAGGCGGCGCGTGCCTTCTTCCGGCCGGAGCTCGACCAGCTCCATGATCCGTTTCTGATGGCCGACATGGAAGCGGCCGCCCGGCGCCTGGCCCGCGCCATCGAAGACCGGGAGCAGGTGCTCGTCTACGGCGACTACGACGTGGACGGCACGACGGCCACGGCGCTGGTGACCTCCTTTCTGAAGGAACGGGGCGTGCCCGTCCGCTACTTCGTGCCCGATCGCTTCCGGCACGGCTACGGTCTCACGCAAAAGGCACTCGAAGAAGCGCTGGAAGCCGGCACCCGGCTGCTCATCGCGCTGGACTGTGGCATCACGGCCGCCGAAGAGGCGGCCTACGCCCGCGCGCGCGGCGTCGATCTGATCATCTGCGACCACCACACGGCCGGCGCCACGCTGCCCGAGGCGGTGGCCGTGCTCGATCCCAAGCGCCCGGACTGTCCCTACCCCTTCCCCGAGCTTTCAGGCTGCGCGGTGGCCTTCAAGCTGGTACAGGCCACGCTCCAGGTGCTGGGCGAGTCGCCCGAGGCGGCCTACCGGTACCTCGATCTGGTGGCGCTCTCGACGGCGGCCGACATCGTGCCGCTGACCGGCGAAAACCGCATCCTCATGGCCGAAGGGCTGCGCCACCTGCGCCGGAGTACGCGGCCAGGCCTGCAGCAATTGGCCGCCCGCGCCCGCTGGCCCCTGGAAACGCTCACCATGCACGGGATCGTGTTCGGGCTGGCGCCCCGCATCAACGCGGCCGGACGGCTGGGCGACGCCAACCGGGCCGTGGCGCTGCTCCTGGCCGAAGACGCCGCCACGGCCGACAAGCTGGCCGCCGAGCTGGACGCGGCCAACCGCGAGCGCCAGCAGATCGACCGCCGGACGCTCGAAGAAGCCATCGTCCAGGCCGAACGCCAGATTACGGCCCGCGACGACCGCCACGCGCTCGTGCTCTATCACCCCGACTGGCACCTGGGCGTCATCGGGATCGTGGCCAGCCGCATCGTCGAGCGCTTCTACCGTCCCACCATCCTGCTCTGCGCCGTCGATTCCATTCTCAAAGGCTCGGCCCGGTCCATTGCCGGGATCAACATCTACGAGGCGCTGCGCGACTGCGAGGACCTGCTGCTGCAATTCGGCGGCCACACCTACGCGGCCGGTCTGGCCCTGGAGGAAAACCGGCTCGAGGCCTTCCGCGAGCGCTTCAACGAGGCGGTGGGCGCCCGGATGACGCCCGAGCTGCTCGTCCCCCGCCTGGAGATCGACGCACTGCTCGACCTGCACACGCTCGACGAGCGTTTCTGGCGCCTGCTCCAGCGCTTCGGGCCGCACGGCCCCGAAAATGAAGAGCCCCTGTTCATGGCCCGCGACCTGGAAGTGGTGGGCGAGCCGAAACTGGTCGGCGGCGAGGGCAAACACCTGAAGTTCTACGTGCGCCAGCGCGCACATCCCGACGACCCGCCCTGCGAGGTGATCGGCTTCGGAAAGGAACGCCTGCTTCCGGCCGTGCAGCACAGCCGCCGCATGGGCCAGCCGCTTGCCCTGGCCTTCACGCTTCAGGAGAACACCTGGCAGGGCCAGACGCGCCTCCAGCTCCGATTGCGCGACCTGAAGCTGCAACGCGTCGAGACCCCCGTCGGGCAATAA